Proteins encoded by one window of Salarias fasciatus chromosome 1, fSalaFa1.1, whole genome shotgun sequence:
- the ap3s2 gene encoding AP-3 complex subunit sigma-2, which produces MIKAILIFNNHGKPRLIRFYQYFAEDMQQQIIRETFHLVSKRDDNVCNFLEGGSLIGGSDYKLIYRHYATLYFVFCVDSSESELGILDLIQVFVETLDKCFENVCELDLIFHMDKVHYILQEVVMGGMVLETNMNEIVAQVEVQNRMEKSEGGLSAAPARAVSAVKNMNLPEIPRNINIGDINIKVPNLSPF; this is translated from the exons ATGATCAAAGCAATATTGATTTTTAACAACCACGGGAAACCGCGGCTGATCAGATTCTATCAATATTTT GCGGAGGACATGCAACAGCAGATAATACGGGAGACTTTCCATCTGGTGTCCAAGAGAGACGATAACGTCTGCAACTTCCTCGAGGGTGGAAG cctcatcGGCGGCTCCGACTACAAGCTGATCTACCGCCACTACGCCACGCTCTACTTTGTCTTCTGTGTGGACTCGTCTGAGAGCGAGCTGGGCATACTGGACCTGATCCAG GTGTTTGTGGAAACGCTGGATaaatgctttgaaaatgtctgcgAGCTCGACCTCATATTCCACATGGACAAG GTCCACTACATCCTGCAGGAGGTGGTGATGGGGGGCATGGTGCTGGAGACCAACATGAACGAGATCGTGGCTCAAGTGGAGGTGCAGAACCGCATGGAGAAGTCAGAG GGCGGCCTGTCGGCGGCGCCCGCTCGCGCCGTCTCCGCCGTGAAGAACATGAACCTGCCGGAGATTCCGCGCAACATCAACATCGGAGACATCAACATCAAAGTGCCGAACCTCTCCCCGTTCTGA